Genomic segment of Avibacterium volantium:
GGGTTTTTGTTGGGCGCGTAGCCATTTTTGTAGGTGTCGTTGGCGAGCTTTATCCATAATTCTGCGTAAAAGGGTTAAGTAAGATAATAAGGAAAAAAGAAAAGCGGTGCATTACGGTAATAATGCACCGCTTAGGCTTATTCTTGGCTATCTAAGAAGCGTTCTGCATCTAAGGCTGCCATACAACCTGTGCCAGCAGAGGTAATGGCTTGGCGGTAATTGTGATCCATTACGTCACCTGCGGCAAAGACGCCCTCTACTGATGTGGCGGTGGCGTTGCCCTCTAAACCTGATTTCACCACGATGTAGCCATTATTGAGTTCAAGCTGACCAGCAAAAATCTCTGTATTTGGCGCGTGGCCGATTGCCACGAACATTCCATCTAATTTGAGTTCTTCCGTTTCACCTGTTTGGGTATCTTTTAAACGAATGCCCGTTACCCCCATATTGTCGCCTAGTACTTCATCTAAAGTGCGGTGGGTATGTAGGATAATTTTTCCTTCCTCCACTTTTTTGTATAGACGATCCACTAAGATTTTTTCTGCGCGGAAGCTATCACGGCGATGCACTAAATGTACTTCAGAAGCAATATTGGCTAAGTAAAGGGCTTCTTCCACCGCGGTGTTTCCACCGCCAATCACCGCTACAGGTTTATTGCGATAGAAAAAACCATCACAAGTAGCACAAGCGGAAACCCCACGACCTTTGAAAGCTTCTTCAGAAGGCAAGCCGATGTAGCGTGCAGATGCGCCTGTGGCAATAATTAATGCATCACAGCTAAAACTTTGTACATCGCCATAAAGTTTGAATGGACGGGAAGAAAGATCCACGCGGTTAATGTGATCGAAAATAATCTCGGTATCGAATTTCTCCGCGTGTTGCAACATTCTTTGCATTAACTCAGGGCCTGTGGTATCAGCAAAATCCCCTGGCCAGTTTTCGATTTCTGTGGTGG
This window contains:
- the trxB gene encoding thioredoxin-disulfide reductase; this translates as MSEMKHCKLLILGSGPAGYTAAIYAARANLSPVLVTGLQQGGQLTTTTEIENWPGDFADTTGPELMQRMLQHAEKFDTEIIFDHINRVDLSSRPFKLYGDVQSFSCDALIIATGASARYIGLPSEEAFKGRGVSACATCDGFFYRNKPVAVIGGGNTAVEEALYLANIASEVHLVHRRDSFRAEKILVDRLYKKVEEGKIILHTHRTLDEVLGDNMGVTGIRLKDTQTGETEELKLDGMFVAIGHAPNTEIFAGQLELNNGYIVVKSGLEGNATATSVEGVFAAGDVMDHNYRQAITSAGTGCMAALDAERFLDSQE